The following are encoded together in the Aerococcus mictus genome:
- the trpS gene encoding tryptophan--tRNA ligase, with amino-acid sequence MKRIFSGVQPSGTPTIGNYVGALKQFVDLQDQFDTYYCVVNEHAITVPQDPETLRKNTRSLAALYLALGVDPKKSAIFIQSQVPAHAQAAWIVQCLTPLGELERMTQFKDKAQKQDNIFAGLLGYPALMVADIVLYDADLVPVGEDQKQHMELTRNFVDRFNNRFGTKEEKLLVKPDIYTPKAGGRIMSLQDPSKKMSKSDDNKKAFISLLDDPKTIEKKIKSAVTDSSGEISYDPENKPGVSNLLDIFSAFSDQSISQLEKTYANSGYGQLKTDLSQALIAVLEPMQKDYQHLLASSELDDVLAAGAKQANEVANQTLARIEKAIGFR; translated from the coding sequence ATTGGTAATTACGTGGGTGCCTTAAAGCAATTTGTCGATTTACAGGATCAATTTGACACTTATTATTGTGTGGTCAATGAACATGCCATTACTGTCCCCCAAGATCCAGAGACTTTAAGAAAGAATACCAGGTCTTTGGCGGCCTTATACCTAGCCTTAGGGGTTGATCCTAAAAAATCCGCTATCTTTATCCAAAGTCAGGTTCCAGCCCACGCCCAAGCGGCTTGGATTGTCCAATGTCTGACTCCACTAGGGGAATTGGAACGGATGACTCAGTTTAAGGACAAGGCGCAAAAGCAAGACAATATTTTTGCCGGCCTTTTAGGCTATCCCGCTTTGATGGTGGCTGACATTGTGCTTTATGATGCTGACTTGGTACCAGTGGGTGAAGACCAAAAGCAACATATGGAACTGACCCGTAATTTTGTCGACCGCTTCAATAACCGCTTCGGCACTAAGGAAGAGAAGCTACTGGTTAAACCAGACATCTATACACCGAAGGCAGGTGGGCGGATTATGAGTTTACAAGATCCAAGCAAGAAAATGAGTAAATCAGACGACAATAAAAAAGCTTTTATTTCCTTACTGGATGATCCGAAAACGATTGAAAAGAAAATTAAAAGTGCAGTAACGGACTCAAGCGGAGAAATTTCCTATGATCCAGAAAATAAACCAGGCGTTTCTAATCTATTAGATATTTTCTCAGCCTTTTCTGACCAAAGCATTAGTCAACTAGAAAAAACCTATGCCAATTCGGGTTATGGCCAACTGAAAACGGACCTCAGCCAAGCGCTAATTGCCGTTTTAGAACCGATGCAAAAAGACTATCAACATCTCTTAGCAAGCAGTGAACTGGATGATGTCTTAGCAGCTGGTGCTAAACAAGCCAATGAAGTCGCTAACCAAACCCTAGCACGCATTGAAAAAGCGATTGGTTTTAGATAA
- a CDS encoding competence protein CoiA — MYYAKLANGQLISSYEVDDRIQRKILALNQQIFYCPNCGQELVYRCHSRKKPHFAHQNNQLSLKYWRRESQWHLNNKEQIRQILVAKGYQARVEVASYTPDHRSDILFQAGDVVVSIELQASLLTKEAVISREQDYHRAKVQVLWLLNPKKRDLRLTANNLNRLAPFFQYLPCFGPYLPYWVEETRLVEIQSFNDYGHLLCRYHLSIDDYLYLFSYPKQVGLLNQEGASGLGISQLLKVRETRSLRRKIRQRPLKAEKRLLEQLYFRKLSLDDLPDTCFFFRGESIYIKEKLWLLAAYVFLLKEEKLLDSEIYTFLLNYLNPRPFRPQLSFAYENWLWQVSQAMVKLL, encoded by the coding sequence ATGTATTATGCAAAATTAGCTAATGGTCAGTTGATTAGTTCTTATGAGGTCGATGACCGCATTCAAAGAAAAATATTGGCTCTTAACCAGCAGATCTTCTACTGCCCAAACTGCGGGCAAGAATTAGTTTATCGTTGTCATTCAAGGAAGAAGCCACATTTTGCCCATCAAAATAATCAATTAAGTCTCAAATATTGGCGCCGGGAATCTCAGTGGCACTTGAATAATAAGGAGCAGATCAGGCAAATCTTAGTAGCTAAGGGCTATCAGGCTCGTGTAGAAGTTGCTAGCTACACGCCTGACCATCGTTCAGATATCCTCTTTCAAGCAGGAGATGTGGTGGTAAGTATTGAACTTCAGGCTAGCCTACTGACCAAAGAAGCTGTCATCAGTCGCGAGCAAGATTATCACCGAGCAAAAGTGCAGGTCTTATGGCTACTCAATCCTAAAAAAAGGGACTTACGCTTGACGGCTAACAATTTAAATCGCTTAGCCCCGTTTTTTCAGTATTTGCCCTGCTTTGGCCCTTATTTGCCTTATTGGGTGGAGGAGACTCGCTTAGTTGAAATTCAAAGTTTTAACGATTATGGTCATCTCTTATGCCGTTATCACTTAAGTATTGACGATTATCTCTATTTGTTTTCTTACCCCAAGCAAGTTGGCTTACTTAATCAAGAGGGAGCTAGTGGACTAGGGATTAGTCAGTTGTTGAAAGTAAGGGAGACCCGGTCTTTAAGGCGCAAAATTCGTCAACGTCCGCTTAAGGCCGAGAAAAGGCTCTTAGAGCAGCTCTATTTTCGAAAATTGTCCTTAGACGACTTACCGGATACGTGTTTTTTCTTTAGGGGAGAGTCTATCTATATCAAAGAAAAACTCTGGTTATTAGCTGCCTATGTTTTTCTACTTAAAGAAGAAAAGTTACTTGATTCAGAGATCTATACTTTTTTACTGAATTACCTTAATCCGCGTCCCTTTAGGCCCCAATTGAGCTTTGCTTATGAGAACTGGTTATGGCAAGTCAGTCAAGCCATGGTAAAATTGCTATAA
- a CDS encoding DsbA family protein, translated as MKSDYNCHSMAKKHHNNHIFEIFLFVNPIDPFCLELEEELLRFVANSDKKIYFRLVSCVDHHFFWNYFKTLAKNKQSLEERNELYQCMYKVSLGYKAALCQGKKRGRTFLMTMQEVFGCQKKSYSLKRMEKYAKKIGLDFDMWMEDLYSKQTREDVLEDLQLAHQMEIVNYPSLVIFDNLNYQYGLRIEDAFTAQDLEELTTQMLPQAEKKISESTHLEKENKSQSKKKSHYRSLDKDSLKLIRH; from the coding sequence ATGAAATCGGACTATAATTGTCATAGCATGGCAAAAAAACATCATAATAATCATATCTTTGAAATCTTTTTATTTGTTAATCCAATTGACCCGTTTTGTCTAGAATTAGAAGAAGAGTTATTGCGGTTTGTTGCTAACAGTGACAAAAAAATCTACTTCCGCCTCGTTTCCTGTGTGGACCACCACTTCTTTTGGAACTATTTCAAGACTTTAGCCAAAAACAAGCAAAGCTTAGAAGAGAGAAATGAACTTTACCAATGCATGTATAAGGTATCTTTGGGATATAAGGCTGCTCTCTGCCAAGGCAAGAAGCGAGGCCGCACTTTCCTAATGACCATGCAAGAAGTTTTTGGCTGTCAAAAGAAATCCTACAGCTTAAAGCGTATGGAGAAATATGCTAAAAAGATTGGCCTTGACTTTGATATGTGGATGGAAGATCTCTATTCTAAGCAAACCCGTGAAGATGTTCTAGAGGATTTACAATTGGCCCATCAAATGGAAATTGTGAACTACCCTTCTTTAGTTATCTTTGATAACTTAAACTACCAATACGGCCTGAGAATTGAAGACGCCTTTACGGCCCAAGATCTGGAAGAATTAACCACTCAAATGTTACCCCAAGCTGAAAAAAAAATTAGCGAGTCTACTCATTTAGAGAAAGAAAACAAGAGTCAGTCAAAGAAAAAATCACACTACCGCTCCTTGGATAAGGACAGTCTCAAATTAATCCGCCATTGA
- a CDS encoding CYTH domain-containing protein, whose amino-acid sequence MHKDIETEYKNILSPEEYQKLLSLFDLHSNEAKHQHNMYFDTESLRLKANHSALRIRLSDTYAHLTYKQSLTSAKSLEVTDKVSQASAQAMMETGQFQPGANLSALFHEIGLDASELRPIGQFKTTRLEKNWKKQKLVLDACSFYTYNDYELELEVEPGEDDPKRYFNEFLSSYHITRRPSKPKIARMQLDKPLYPFE is encoded by the coding sequence ATGCACAAGGACATTGAAACAGAATATAAAAATATTCTTAGTCCAGAAGAATATCAAAAGCTCTTATCTTTATTTGATCTTCATTCAAATGAAGCCAAGCACCAACATAATATGTACTTTGATACCGAATCTCTCCGCCTGAAAGCAAACCACAGTGCCTTAAGGATTCGGCTAAGCGATACCTATGCCCATCTCACCTATAAGCAGTCACTGACTAGCGCCAAATCCTTGGAAGTCACTGATAAGGTCAGCCAAGCAAGTGCGCAAGCCATGATGGAGACAGGTCAATTTCAGCCTGGAGCTAACTTAAGCGCCTTATTCCATGAAATTGGTTTAGACGCTAGTGAATTACGACCTATTGGTCAATTTAAAACCACTCGCTTGGAAAAAAATTGGAAAAAGCAAAAGCTTGTATTAGACGCTTGCTCTTTTTACACTTACAATGATTATGAATTAGAATTAGAAGTTGAGCCTGGAGAGGACGATCCAAAGCGTTATTTTAATGAATTTTTATCTAGCTATCATATTACTCGTCGACCTTCCAAGCCAAAAATTGCCCGAATGCAATTAGATAAGCCATTATATCCATTCGAATAA
- a CDS encoding NAD kinase, translating to MRIAIVSNDNESSKDVQARLLSACKQADFSIDQDHPDIVVSIGGDGTLLEAFHHYEKQLDHVRFVGVHTGHLGFYTDWTVDELDQFIDFLLNDSGESVSYPLLEVALEKVDGEKNHLIALNEATLRRFEGTMTGEVFIKEEKFELFKGDGLCVSTPTGSTGLNKSLGGAVVHPRLDTLQVTEIASLNNRVYRTISSPILIAGDEWIRVKLDDEFLAGVFMTLDHLSFSLKGVKNIEFRIAKSRVHFARYRHMHFWDRVENAFIGLGDRDKKG from the coding sequence ATGCGTATCGCAATAGTAAGTAACGACAATGAATCATCTAAGGATGTGCAAGCGAGGCTGCTTTCTGCGTGTAAACAGGCTGATTTCAGCATTGACCAAGACCATCCAGATATTGTGGTATCCATTGGTGGGGACGGCACCTTATTGGAAGCCTTCCACCACTATGAAAAACAGCTCGACCATGTCCGCTTTGTCGGCGTTCATACTGGACACTTAGGTTTTTATACTGACTGGACAGTTGATGAATTGGACCAGTTTATTGATTTTCTCCTCAATGATTCGGGTGAGAGCGTCTCTTACCCGCTCTTGGAAGTGGCTTTAGAAAAGGTGGATGGCGAAAAGAATCACCTGATTGCGCTTAATGAAGCAACCTTGCGCCGTTTTGAAGGGACGATGACTGGGGAAGTCTTTATAAAAGAAGAAAAATTTGAACTCTTTAAAGGAGACGGCTTATGTGTATCGACACCGACTGGGTCAACAGGCTTGAACAAGTCTCTAGGAGGCGCGGTGGTTCATCCCCGCTTGGATACCCTGCAAGTCACAGAGATTGCTTCTTTAAATAACCGGGTCTACCGCACCATCTCTAGTCCTATCCTGATTGCTGGCGATGAGTGGATCCGGGTAAAATTGGATGATGAATTTTTAGCTGGTGTCTTTATGACCCTGGATCATTTATCTTTTTCCCTAAAAGGAGTGAAAAATATTGAGTTCCGAATTGCTAAATCACGGGTTCACTTTGCCAGGTACCGTCATATGCATTTCTGGGACCGAGTGGAAAATGCCTTTATTGGCCTAGGCGACCGCGATAAGAAAGGATAA
- a CDS encoding RluA family pseudouridine synthase, whose translation MLFFSWTCDQEVYVKTFLRQKGVSRRQLAKIKYHGGTILVNNKRVGSKYFLSLGDQVTIIYPAEGSQDQIMAVDFPLDILYEDRDYLIVNKPAGYTSIPSQFKDEYSMANFVKGYFVRKNYENRVIHVVTRLDRFTSGAMIFAKHKYAHSQIDQLMQSGGINKQYLAFTHSAIGSDQHGLIEAPIGRKEGSIIERCVRTDGQYAKTEYWLEDSQAGLYRYRVQLHTGRTHQIRVHFAYLGAPLCGDDLYGGSQEAGLAGQALHCQRLAFKQPLTQEDLVIEAPLSQDFKTWLASYQKGDS comes from the coding sequence ATGTTATTTTTCTCGTGGACTTGTGACCAGGAAGTATATGTGAAGACTTTTCTTAGGCAAAAAGGCGTTTCCCGCCGTCAACTGGCTAAAATCAAATACCATGGAGGGACTATTTTAGTTAATAATAAGCGAGTTGGGAGTAAATACTTCCTTTCTTTGGGAGACCAAGTGACCATTATCTACCCAGCTGAGGGCAGCCAAGATCAAATTATGGCGGTGGATTTTCCTTTGGATATTCTTTATGAAGACCGCGATTATTTAATTGTTAATAAACCGGCCGGCTACACCTCCATTCCTTCACAATTTAAGGATGAATACTCCATGGCTAATTTTGTTAAAGGCTACTTTGTTAGAAAAAATTATGAAAACCGAGTCATCCATGTTGTGACCCGTTTAGACCGTTTTACGAGTGGGGCAATGATCTTTGCTAAGCACAAGTACGCCCATTCACAAATCGATCAATTAATGCAGTCTGGCGGTATCAATAAGCAGTATTTAGCCTTTACCCATTCTGCTATCGGGTCAGACCAGCATGGCCTGATTGAAGCGCCGATTGGTCGCAAGGAGGGGTCAATTATCGAACGCTGTGTCAGAACGGACGGTCAATACGCTAAGACAGAGTATTGGTTGGAGGATAGTCAGGCTGGATTGTACCGCTATCGGGTTCAACTTCATACCGGACGTACCCATCAAATTAGAGTCCACTTTGCTTATCTAGGCGCCCCTCTTTGTGGGGACGATCTCTACGGTGGTAGTCAGGAAGCCGGGCTGGCTGGTCAGGCTTTACACTGTCAACGTCTGGCCTTCAAGCAGCCTTTAACCCAGGAAGATTTAGTGATTGAAGCACCTTTATCCCAAGACTTTAAAACTTGGTTAGCTAGTTATCAAAAGGGGGACTCCTAA
- the mgtE gene encoding magnesium transporter: MKDQEQKRLSSSKPEQEEELTPEEIVDRVKEALAKHDQSALRYEFFKNHPYDQAKIYIKLSDEERRLLYQYISAKELADVYDVLDEDEQEDIIDYLEAMDDQYTANMLGEMYRDNAADILKKFSPNKIVHYMRLIPIEQAEKIKTLMDYEDETAGAIMTTEFVQIKANQTIKSAMTLVRAKAENAETIYYLYVVDDDSRLVGVLTLRDLITSDANRLVSEAMSPRVVTVSVDDNQQDVARTIQDYDFLAIPVIEATGELLGIITVDDILDVMDEEAVADYSGLAGVSVDEPYQTPVKSAQSRLPWLITLLFLGMGTSTLIGHFEDMISEVATLSLFITLITGTSGNAGTQSLAVAVRKIANPDNEESTFLQLIFRELFTGLICGLITGGTIFLIITLWQKNMVLGLVVGVAMLCAITVANLAGSIIPLLMDRLGFDPAVASGPFITTLSDLTSVLIYFSIASQFLLYLS, encoded by the coding sequence ATGAAGGATCAAGAACAAAAAAGACTTAGCAGTTCTAAGCCAGAACAAGAAGAGGAATTGACTCCTGAAGAAATTGTTGACCGCGTTAAAGAAGCCTTAGCTAAACATGATCAGTCGGCTTTGCGTTATGAATTTTTTAAGAACCATCCTTATGACCAAGCCAAAATTTATATCAAACTAAGCGATGAAGAACGTCGTCTGCTTTACCAATATATCTCAGCTAAGGAATTAGCCGATGTTTATGACGTTTTGGATGAGGATGAGCAAGAAGATATTATTGATTATTTAGAGGCCATGGATGACCAATATACAGCCAATATGCTGGGAGAAATGTACCGGGATAATGCAGCGGATATTCTGAAAAAGTTTTCTCCTAATAAAATTGTCCATTATATGCGCCTAATTCCCATCGAACAAGCGGAAAAGATTAAGACCTTAATGGATTATGAGGATGAAACTGCTGGGGCGATTATGACCACTGAATTTGTCCAGATTAAGGCCAATCAAACCATCAAGTCGGCCATGACTCTAGTGAGGGCCAAGGCTGAGAATGCTGAAACCATTTATTATCTCTATGTTGTGGATGATGATTCCCGTTTAGTCGGGGTTCTCACCCTGAGAGATCTAATCACCTCTGATGCTAACCGGCTAGTTTCTGAAGCCATGTCGCCGCGAGTGGTGACGGTATCGGTTGACGATAACCAACAAGACGTGGCCAGAACCATTCAAGACTATGATTTCTTAGCTATCCCTGTTATTGAAGCGACCGGGGAGTTACTAGGGATTATTACGGTTGATGATATCTTGGATGTTATGGATGAAGAAGCCGTAGCTGACTACTCGGGTTTGGCTGGGGTGTCGGTTGATGAACCTTATCAAACGCCAGTCAAATCAGCTCAGTCACGGTTGCCCTGGTTAATTACTCTCTTGTTTTTGGGGATGGGAACTTCTACCTTGATTGGTCATTTTGAGGATATGATTTCTGAAGTGGCCACTTTATCTTTATTTATTACCTTAATTACCGGGACTTCAGGTAATGCAGGGACCCAGTCCTTAGCGGTTGCGGTGAGAAAAATTGCTAATCCAGATAATGAAGAGTCTACCTTCCTTCAATTGATCTTTCGCGAATTGTTTACGGGTTTAATATGTGGACTGATTACTGGGGGAACGATTTTCCTGATTATCACCCTCTGGCAAAAGAATATGGTCTTGGGTCTGGTCGTTGGGGTAGCTATGCTATGTGCGATTACCGTGGCTAATTTAGCAGGAAGCATCATTCCCCTCCTTATGGACCGGCTTGGCTTTGACCCAGCAGTAGCTTCTGGCCCCTTTATTACGACCTTAAGTGACTTGACCAGTGTTTTAATCTATTTTTCAATTGCTTCACAGTTTCTGCTTTACTTATCCTAG
- the metA gene encoding homoserine O-acetyltransferase MetA, with product MPIKVQENLPALKKLASENIFVMDERRAAMQDFRSLEVIIVNLMPTKEATEEQLLRLLSNSALQVNVTFIHMQSHKAKNTSAKHLDTFYRTFADIKDRYFDGMIITGAPVEQLDFEEVNYWDELVDIMEWSSNHVFSTLHICWGAQAGLYHHFGIKKYSLDHKLFGVYPQYMDHPEISLLRGLDDVFYIPHSRYTEVRREDIEANPDLEVLISSPETGITAVHSKDQRFVFIFGHVEYDADTLDREYKRDINEGIEIKVPLNYYPEDNPNKKPLLRWRSTSNMLFTNWLNYYVYQETPFVIERIDKEK from the coding sequence ATGCCCATAAAAGTACAAGAAAATTTACCTGCTTTAAAGAAATTGGCTAGTGAGAATATCTTTGTCATGGATGAACGTCGCGCGGCCATGCAAGACTTTCGTTCGCTGGAAGTCATTATTGTCAATTTAATGCCGACCAAAGAGGCCACTGAAGAGCAATTATTGCGGCTGTTAAGTAATTCAGCCCTACAGGTTAATGTCACCTTCATTCACATGCAGTCCCATAAGGCAAAAAATACATCAGCTAAACACCTGGATACTTTTTACCGGACCTTTGCTGATATTAAAGATCGTTACTTTGATGGCATGATTATCACCGGTGCGCCAGTAGAGCAATTGGATTTTGAAGAAGTTAATTATTGGGATGAATTAGTTGACATTATGGAGTGGAGCTCTAACCATGTCTTCTCTACCCTCCATATTTGTTGGGGAGCCCAGGCCGGTCTATACCATCACTTTGGCATCAAGAAATATTCCTTGGACCATAAGCTTTTTGGAGTTTATCCCCAATACATGGACCATCCGGAAATTTCCCTACTACGTGGCTTAGATGATGTCTTCTATATCCCTCATTCCCGCTATACTGAAGTCCGTCGCGAGGATATCGAGGCTAATCCCGATCTGGAAGTGCTTATTTCCTCACCAGAAACGGGAATAACCGCTGTCCATAGCAAGGACCAACGTTTTGTCTTTATCTTTGGCCATGTGGAATATGACGCTGATACGCTAGACCGGGAATATAAGCGAGATATCAATGAAGGGATAGAAATCAAGGTGCCATTGAATTATTATCCCGAGGATAATCCCAATAAAAAACCTTTACTGAGATGGCGGTCAACCTCAAATATGTTATTTACTAATTGGTTAAACTATTATGTTTACCAAGAAACACCCTTTGTTATTGAACGCATTGATAAAGAAAAATAA
- a CDS encoding GNAT family N-acetyltransferase, whose amino-acid sequence MTTIHMSQALNSKLYHDALTIRKQVFIEEQGVDPKIEIDNFESLCFHFCLYQNDQALATCRLYPLNQEEIKMQRFAVSKNARHLGYGQALMEACLKFAKNRHYSSCVLDAQETAVPFYLKLGFKIESEVFLEAGIKHRKMAYALR is encoded by the coding sequence ATGACCACTATTCATATGAGTCAAGCGCTCAATTCTAAGCTATACCATGACGCTCTTACCATTAGAAAGCAAGTCTTTATTGAGGAGCAAGGTGTCGACCCCAAAATTGAAATTGATAACTTTGAATCGCTTTGCTTCCACTTCTGCCTCTATCAAAATGACCAGGCGCTTGCGACTTGTCGACTCTATCCTTTGAACCAGGAAGAAATAAAAATGCAACGGTTTGCAGTCTCTAAAAATGCCCGCCATTTAGGCTACGGGCAAGCTTTAATGGAAGCCTGCCTAAAATTTGCTAAAAATCGTCATTACTCAAGCTGCGTCCTTGATGCCCAAGAAACAGCCGTTCCCTTCTATTTAAAACTCGGTTTTAAAATTGAAAGCGAGGTCTTTTTAGAAGCAGGGATTAAGCACCGTAAGATGGCTTATGCCTTAAGATAA
- a CDS encoding DUF3450 domain-containing protein, with amino-acid sequence MENQTLAQVLAVDEEANQLSEATQAKIQELKDEKDSQIEQFEQEAKAEYRQYVESLASSNQEALENYKRQGDEKNQKRIAKLVEDYQAHKASIVDYIVEEVKKVYVNC; translated from the coding sequence ATGGAAAATCAGACATTGGCGCAAGTCTTAGCTGTTGATGAGGAAGCCAATCAATTAAGTGAAGCAACCCAAGCAAAAATTCAAGAGCTAAAAGACGAAAAAGACAGCCAAATTGAGCAATTTGAGCAAGAAGCAAAAGCGGAATATCGCCAATATGTCGAATCTTTAGCAAGCTCTAATCAAGAAGCGCTGGAAAACTATAAGCGCCAAGGTGATGAGAAGAATCAGAAAAGAATCGCTAAGCTGGTTGAGGATTATCAAGCCCATAAAGCAAGTATTGTTGACTATATTGTAGAGGAGGTGAAGAAGGTATATGTCAATTGCTAA